In Agromyces sp. 3263, a single genomic region encodes these proteins:
- a CDS encoding class I SAM-dependent methyltransferase, translating to MPVGSITRGTTNTNRLRRVDRWIAEQPALRHAADPFVVDLGFGASAVTTFELAARLIRSRPDVEVLGLEIDPARVRTAREQLDRTRAGDGHFPAGLPVTFGLGGFEVPTPDARRPAVIRAFNVLRQYDEAQVDEAWRRMSARLAPGGLVVEGTCDELGRVSSWVGVTAEGPRTFTISLRRSGLERPSIVAERLPKALIHRNVPGERIHELLATLDRAWRVHAPMSVYGGSQRWIAAVATLRHEGWPVIGGPRRSRLGELTLPWDAVAPV from the coding sequence ATGCCCGTCGGATCGATCACGCGCGGCACGACGAACACCAACCGGCTGCGCCGCGTCGACCGGTGGATCGCCGAGCAGCCCGCCCTCCGCCATGCCGCCGACCCCTTCGTCGTCGACCTCGGTTTCGGCGCGAGCGCCGTGACGACGTTCGAGCTCGCCGCACGCCTCATCCGGTCGCGCCCCGACGTGGAGGTGCTCGGGCTCGAGATCGACCCGGCACGGGTCCGCACCGCGCGCGAGCAGCTCGACCGCACGCGCGCCGGCGACGGGCACTTCCCCGCCGGCCTGCCCGTCACGTTCGGCCTCGGCGGCTTCGAGGTGCCGACGCCAGACGCACGCCGCCCCGCGGTGATCCGCGCGTTCAACGTGCTCCGGCAGTACGACGAGGCCCAGGTCGACGAGGCCTGGCGGCGCATGTCGGCGCGCCTCGCGCCCGGCGGTCTCGTGGTCGAGGGCACCTGCGACGAACTCGGCCGGGTGTCGAGCTGGGTGGGCGTCACGGCCGAGGGGCCGCGCACCTTCACGATCAGCCTGCGCCGGTCGGGCCTCGAGCGGCCCTCGATCGTCGCCGAGCGGCTGCCGAAGGCGCTCATCCACCGCAACGTGCCCGGCGAGCGCATCCACGAGCTGCTCGCGACCCTCGACCGCGCCTGGCGGGTGCACGCGCCGATGTCGGTCTACGGCGGTTCGCAGCGGTGGATCGCCGCCGTGGCCACCCTCCGGCACGAGGGCTGGCCCGTGATCGGCGGGCCGCGTCGCTCACGCCTCGGGGAGCTCACCTTGCCGTGGGACGCCGTCGCGCCCGTCTGA
- a CDS encoding phosphoglyceromutase translates to MPHTLVLLRHGNSEWNQKNLFTGWVDVRLSELGLQEAKRAGELLVEQGVLPDVQHTSVLTRAIQTANIALDVADRAWIDVRRSWRLNERHYGALQGLDKAETLEKYGPEQFQLWRRSFDVPPPVLADDAEWSQVGDPRYADLADDELPRTECLKDVIARMLPYWESDIIPDLATGKTVLVTAHGNSLRALVKHLDGISDDDIAELNIPTGIPLVYDLGDDYMPLEPGRYLDPEAAAAGAAAVAAQGKK, encoded by the coding sequence ATGCCTCACACGCTCGTGCTGCTGCGCCACGGCAACAGCGAATGGAACCAGAAGAACCTGTTCACCGGATGGGTCGACGTGCGACTCAGCGAACTCGGCCTCCAGGAGGCGAAGCGTGCCGGCGAGCTCCTCGTCGAGCAGGGGGTGCTGCCCGACGTGCAGCACACCTCGGTGCTCACCCGCGCCATCCAGACCGCGAACATCGCCCTCGACGTCGCCGACCGCGCCTGGATCGACGTACGCCGATCCTGGCGGCTCAACGAGCGTCACTACGGCGCGCTGCAGGGGCTCGACAAGGCCGAGACGCTGGAGAAGTACGGTCCCGAGCAGTTCCAGCTCTGGCGTCGATCCTTCGACGTCCCGCCGCCGGTGCTCGCCGACGATGCCGAGTGGTCGCAGGTCGGCGACCCGCGCTACGCCGACCTCGCCGACGACGAGCTGCCGCGCACCGAGTGCCTGAAGGACGTCATCGCGCGAATGCTCCCGTACTGGGAGTCGGACATCATCCCCGACCTCGCCACCGGGAAGACGGTGCTGGTCACCGCCCACGGCAACTCGCTCCGCGCCCTCGTGAAGCACCTCGACGGGATCTCCGACGACGACATCGCCGAGCTCAACATCCCCACCGGCATCCCGCTGGTCTACGACCTGGGCGACGACTACATGCCGCTCGAGCCCGGCCGCTACCTCGACCCCGAGGCCGCCGCGGCGGGCGCGGCCGCCGTCGCCGCCCAAGGCAAGAAGTAG
- a CDS encoding NUDIX hydrolase: MTATAIYAAGAVCWRVIDGRIHVLVVHRTAYGDVTIPKGKVDPGESLPRTAVREIAEETGLDVALGVPLGVSRYPLPSGREKIVHYWAAEVSDRAVQRSTFKPNSEIAALEWVTVKRARGYLSHQPDVEILDTFAKLLDQGVTSTFPLLLVRHGKAVSRGGWKGTDAARPLAERGVQQAAALVDTITAWAPRRIVTSPAVRCVTTVAPLAAATGIPIKRDEGISQDAWESGNDEVRRVVGKRVRAGKPAVICGHGPVLPEMVREIALATATPLGSYVTDAAGLEPGAFSVVHLSATNSGSGIVAIETHAPRA; this comes from the coding sequence TTGACCGCCACGGCCATCTACGCGGCCGGCGCCGTGTGCTGGCGCGTCATCGACGGCCGGATCCACGTGCTCGTCGTGCACCGCACCGCGTACGGTGACGTGACCATCCCCAAGGGCAAGGTCGACCCCGGCGAGTCGCTCCCCCGCACGGCCGTGCGCGAGATCGCCGAGGAGACCGGCCTCGACGTCGCGCTCGGCGTGCCGCTCGGCGTCTCGCGCTACCCGCTGCCCAGCGGGCGCGAGAAGATCGTGCACTACTGGGCCGCCGAGGTGAGCGATCGCGCCGTCCAGCGATCGACGTTCAAGCCGAACTCCGAGATCGCCGCCCTCGAGTGGGTCACGGTGAAGCGCGCCCGCGGCTACCTCAGCCACCAACCCGACGTCGAGATCCTCGACACGTTCGCGAAGCTGCTCGACCAGGGCGTCACGAGCACCTTCCCGCTCCTTCTGGTGCGCCACGGCAAGGCCGTCTCACGGGGCGGATGGAAGGGCACGGATGCCGCGCGCCCCCTCGCCGAGCGCGGCGTGCAGCAGGCGGCCGCGCTCGTCGACACGATCACCGCGTGGGCGCCCCGGCGCATCGTCACCTCGCCCGCGGTGCGCTGCGTCACCACGGTCGCGCCCCTCGCCGCCGCCACCGGCATCCCGATCAAGCGCGACGAGGGCATCAGCCAGGACGCCTGGGAGTCGGGCAACGACGAGGTGCGCCGCGTCGTCGGCAAGCGCGTGCGCGCTGGCAAGCCGGCCGTGATCTGCGGACACGGTCCCGTGCTGCCCGAGATGGTGCGCGAGATCGCCTTGGCGACGGCCACGCCGCTCGGTTCGTACGTGACGGATGCCGCGGGGCTCGAGCCCGGCGCCTTCAGCGTGGTGCACCTCTCGGCCACGAATTCCGGCTCGGGCATCGTCGCCATCGAGACGCACGCGCCCCGCGCCTGA
- a CDS encoding folate-binding protein, translating into MTGSPFLALPGAVPAEGVDVGVPGHYGNPIVEQRRLEGGQAIVDLSDRGVLSVTGPDRLSWLHSMASQALDRLSPGVAAEALFLDASGRIEHVVHVVDDGETAWLIVEGTDAAPLAAFLDRMRFMLRVEVADRSGELAVVAAMSSSALDAAVPAYAPAGVPLDWADPWSSPAPNAHRYAADAGHPASDWHWIERIVPRSALAEAAAAVRAGRVAVAGSLAAEALRIAAWRPRLATEVDERSIPHELDWLRSAVDLGKGCYKGQETVAKVLNLGRPPRRLVLLHLDGSDTVLPAPGDVVVGEKVRPEPAEGEAPERREVGHVTSSAMHHELGPVALAVVKRAVPADLPLIVESHGIDVAAAQVEIVPADAGAAVDVPRLPRLGIRK; encoded by the coding sequence ATGACCGGATCGCCCTTCCTCGCGCTGCCCGGTGCCGTGCCCGCCGAGGGCGTCGACGTCGGCGTGCCCGGCCACTACGGCAACCCCATCGTCGAGCAGCGCCGCCTCGAGGGCGGGCAGGCGATCGTCGACCTCTCCGACCGTGGGGTGCTCTCGGTCACGGGGCCCGACCGACTCAGCTGGCTGCACTCGATGGCGAGCCAGGCGCTCGACCGGCTCTCGCCCGGCGTCGCCGCTGAGGCGCTCTTCCTCGACGCGTCCGGTCGCATCGAGCACGTGGTGCACGTCGTCGACGACGGCGAGACCGCGTGGCTCATCGTCGAGGGCACGGATGCCGCCCCGCTGGCCGCCTTCCTCGACCGCATGCGGTTCATGCTGCGCGTCGAGGTCGCCGACCGATCGGGCGAGCTGGCGGTCGTCGCCGCGATGTCGTCGTCGGCCCTCGATGCCGCGGTGCCGGCGTACGCGCCGGCGGGGGTGCCGCTCGACTGGGCCGACCCGTGGTCGTCGCCGGCCCCGAACGCGCACCGCTACGCGGCCGACGCCGGCCACCCGGCGTCCGACTGGCACTGGATCGAACGCATCGTGCCGCGCTCCGCGCTCGCCGAGGCGGCCGCCGCCGTACGGGCCGGTCGCGTGGCCGTGGCCGGCTCGCTCGCGGCCGAGGCGCTGCGCATCGCGGCGTGGCGGCCGAGGCTGGCGACCGAGGTCGACGAGCGGTCCATCCCGCACGAGCTCGACTGGCTGCGCAGCGCGGTCGACCTCGGCAAGGGCTGCTACAAGGGGCAGGAGACCGTGGCCAAGGTGCTGAACCTCGGCCGGCCGCCGCGCCGCCTCGTGCTCCTGCACCTCGACGGCAGCGACACGGTGCTTCCCGCCCCGGGCGACGTCGTGGTGGGCGAGAAGGTGCGGCCCGAGCCCGCCGAGGGCGAGGCGCCCGAGCGACGCGAGGTCGGCCACGTCACCTCGAGCGCCATGCACCACGAGCTCGGCCCGGTGGCGCTCGCGGTCGTGAAGCGCGCGGTGCCCGCGGACCTGCCCCTCATCGTCGAGAGCCACGGCATCGACGTCGCCGCCGCACAGGTCGAGATCGTCCCCGCCGACGCCGGTGCCGCCGTCGACGTGCCCAGACTGCCGAGGCTCGGCATCCGCAAGTGA
- a CDS encoding response regulator transcription factor, which yields MAQLLILSPAANDEVLPALSLLTHRTRVIPASPEQLVRAPESDLVFLDARTNLAGAKALSQILRTTGLSVPLLLIVTEGGLTAVTPDWGVDDVVLMDAGPAEVDARIRLALGRAQSAQPSERIQTSGVVIDEASYSAKVHGRTLDLTYKEFELLRFLAAHPSRVFTREQLLSEVWGYDYFGGTRTVDVHVRRLRAKLGDLDSLIGTVRNVGYRFNVHEEDDQGAPTVTAR from the coding sequence GTGGCGCAGTTACTGATCCTGTCGCCGGCGGCAAACGATGAGGTTCTCCCGGCGTTGTCACTCCTGACTCACCGAACGAGGGTCATCCCCGCTTCGCCTGAGCAGCTGGTCAGAGCGCCAGAATCCGATCTCGTGTTCCTCGACGCCCGCACGAACCTCGCGGGCGCGAAGGCGCTGTCGCAGATCCTTCGCACGACTGGGCTGTCGGTCCCGCTCCTGCTCATCGTCACGGAGGGCGGCCTCACCGCGGTCACGCCCGACTGGGGCGTCGACGACGTGGTGCTCATGGACGCCGGGCCGGCGGAGGTCGATGCGCGCATCCGCCTCGCCCTGGGCCGGGCACAGTCCGCGCAGCCGTCGGAGCGCATCCAGACCTCCGGAGTCGTCATCGACGAGGCCAGCTACTCGGCGAAGGTGCACGGCCGCACGCTCGACCTCACCTACAAGGAGTTCGAGCTGCTCCGCTTCCTGGCCGCGCACCCCTCGCGCGTGTTCACCCGCGAGCAGCTGCTCAGCGAGGTGTGGGGCTACGACTACTTCGGCGGCACTCGGACGGTGGACGTGCACGTGCGGCGCCTCCGGGCCAAGCTCGGCGACCTCGACAGCCTCATCGGCACCGTCCGCAACGTGGGCTACCGCTTCAACGTGCACGAGGAAGACGACCAGGGCGCGCCGACCGTCACCGCACGTTAA
- a CDS encoding FUSC family protein, whose protein sequence is MSASGRVGARLAAGSIRVRDSLPAILQITVTAVAAYAFASLVLGHAQPLIAAIVAITALGFVRDARPVRVLETVVAMTLGIVLAEVLLLAFGAGIWQYALALALTLALARLVSANAAFAIAAAVQCSLVMLVPAPAGGPFVRTVDAIVGGAFALAATAIIPRDPYRAATREGRRLIDEHVAVLGELAEALRSGSTDVAGRALSRARATQPLVEAWMASVDSGLAIARVSPIVHRAKFDLERQRVMLGGLDLATRNLRIIARRIEWVLRDGRARPEVADVHARVAVALGPLADSMRDVSAQPVARQSFAEIARHLDPVAILPDGPVGDRNTITALRPYLVDLLTATGLDLDGARELLPAD, encoded by the coding sequence GTGAGCGCCTCGGGCCGGGTCGGCGCGCGCCTCGCGGCGGGCTCGATCCGGGTCCGCGACTCCCTTCCCGCGATCCTGCAGATCACGGTCACGGCCGTCGCGGCATACGCCTTCGCCTCACTCGTGCTCGGCCATGCGCAGCCGCTGATCGCGGCGATCGTCGCGATCACCGCGCTCGGCTTCGTGCGCGACGCGCGCCCGGTGCGGGTGCTCGAGACCGTGGTCGCGATGACGCTCGGCATCGTGCTCGCCGAGGTGCTGCTGCTCGCGTTCGGCGCCGGCATCTGGCAGTACGCGCTGGCACTGGCCCTCACGCTCGCGCTCGCGCGGCTGGTGTCGGCGAACGCGGCCTTCGCCATCGCGGCCGCCGTGCAGTGCTCGCTCGTCATGCTCGTGCCCGCGCCCGCCGGTGGCCCGTTCGTGCGCACGGTCGACGCCATCGTGGGCGGGGCGTTCGCGCTCGCCGCCACGGCGATCATCCCGCGCGACCCCTACCGCGCGGCCACGCGTGAGGGGCGTCGCCTCATCGACGAGCACGTGGCGGTGCTCGGCGAGCTCGCCGAAGCGCTGCGGTCGGGGAGCACGGATGTGGCGGGCCGGGCGCTCTCGCGGGCCAGGGCGACGCAGCCGCTCGTCGAGGCGTGGATGGCGTCGGTCGACTCGGGACTCGCGATCGCGCGCGTCTCGCCGATCGTGCACCGGGCGAAGTTCGACCTCGAGCGCCAGCGGGTGATGCTCGGCGGGCTCGACCTCGCGACGAGGAACCTGCGCATCATCGCGCGCCGGATCGAATGGGTGCTGCGCGACGGACGAGCCCGGCCCGAGGTCGCCGACGTGCACGCTCGCGTCGCGGTGGCGCTGGGACCCCTCGCCGACTCGATGCGCGACGTGTCGGCGCAGCCGGTCGCGCGGCAGTCGTTCGCCGAGATCGCGCGCCATCTGGATCCCGTGGCGATCCTGCCCGACGGTCCGGTCGGCGACCGGAACACGATCACCGCGCTGCGGCCCTACCTCGTCGACCTGTTGACCGCGACCGGGCTCGACCTCGACGGGGCGCGGGAGCTGCTCCCCGCCGACTGA
- the pstS gene encoding phosphate ABC transporter substrate-binding protein PstS yields MNLKRFGVPVVVAITAAIALSSCAANEGGAAAPESASSLSGNLVGAGASSQDAAQQAWIAGFQTANPDVTIDYDPSGSGAGRETFLEGASDFAGSDRAFKDEEIAAGGFAKCAADTSVVELPMYISPIAVIFNVEGVDTLNLDAATIAGIFAGNITKWNDEAIVALNPDATLPDLAITPVHRSDDSGTTENFTDYLGAAAPDVWTYEADGVWPFEGGEAAQGTSGVVDAVTNGTGTIGYADASRAGDLGTVAVQVGDDFVEFSPEAAAAIVDASPEAEGRADGDIAIEIDRTSEEAGVYPIVLVSYIIGCQDYEDDENVELVKSYFSYMASPEGQNVAADAAGSAPISDTLREQITAAIDSIQ; encoded by the coding sequence GTGAACCTCAAGCGTTTCGGCGTGCCCGTCGTCGTCGCCATCACCGCGGCGATCGCGCTCAGCTCCTGCGCCGCGAACGAGGGCGGCGCCGCCGCCCCGGAGTCGGCCTCGTCGCTCTCGGGCAACCTCGTCGGCGCCGGCGCGTCCTCGCAGGATGCCGCACAGCAGGCGTGGATCGCCGGCTTCCAGACGGCCAACCCCGACGTGACGATCGACTACGACCCCTCGGGCTCGGGCGCAGGCCGCGAGACCTTCCTCGAGGGTGCGAGCGACTTCGCCGGCTCGGACCGCGCATTCAAGGACGAGGAGATCGCCGCGGGCGGCTTCGCCAAGTGCGCCGCCGACACGTCGGTGGTCGAGCTGCCCATGTACATCTCCCCCATCGCGGTGATCTTCAACGTCGAGGGCGTCGACACGCTCAACCTCGACGCCGCGACCATCGCGGGCATCTTCGCCGGCAACATCACGAAGTGGAACGACGAGGCCATCGTCGCGCTGAACCCCGACGCGACGCTGCCCGACCTGGCGATCACGCCCGTGCACCGCTCCGACGACTCGGGCACCACCGAGAACTTCACCGACTACCTCGGCGCCGCGGCCCCCGACGTGTGGACGTACGAGGCCGACGGCGTCTGGCCGTTCGAGGGCGGCGAGGCCGCACAGGGCACCTCGGGCGTCGTCGACGCGGTGACCAACGGCACCGGCACCATCGGCTACGCCGACGCCTCGCGCGCCGGCGACCTGGGCACCGTCGCGGTGCAGGTCGGCGACGACTTCGTCGAGTTCTCGCCCGAGGCCGCCGCGGCCATCGTCGACGCCTCGCCCGAGGCCGAGGGTCGCGCCGACGGCGACATCGCCATCGAGATCGACCGCACCTCCGAGGAGGCCGGCGTCTACCCGATCGTGCTGGTGAGCTACATCATCGGCTGCCAGGACTACGAGGACGACGAGAACGTCGAGCTCGTGAAGTCGTACTTCTCGTACATGGCCAGCCCCGAGGGCCAGAACGTGGCGGCTGACGCCGCCGGCTCTGCGCCGATCTCGGACACCCTGCGCGAGCAGATCACGGCTGCGATCGACTCGATCCAGTAG
- a CDS encoding FABP family protein: MIELPVDLPAELVPLSWLIGVWEGSGVIDYKVGDESITHEFGQRVSFSHDGLPHLNYTSYTWLFPEEPDGDPRPLATETGYWRIERPLGEGDPGPALLPAVGENRYPDAESVETLRNATGGFDLEVSLVHPGGVAELYLGQVKGPRIDLATDAVMRTAGAKDYAAATRLYGLVEGHLLWAWDIAALGQDLRTHASARLAKVD, from the coding sequence ATGATCGAGCTTCCCGTCGACCTTCCGGCCGAGCTCGTGCCGCTCTCCTGGCTCATCGGGGTCTGGGAGGGCTCGGGCGTCATCGACTACAAGGTGGGCGACGAGTCGATCACCCATGAGTTCGGCCAGCGCGTGAGCTTCAGCCATGACGGCCTGCCGCACCTGAACTACACGTCGTACACGTGGCTCTTCCCCGAGGAGCCCGACGGCGACCCGAGGCCGCTCGCGACCGAGACGGGCTACTGGCGCATCGAGCGCCCGCTGGGGGAGGGCGACCCCGGCCCCGCGCTGCTGCCCGCCGTGGGCGAGAACCGCTATCCCGACGCGGAGTCCGTCGAAACGTTGCGCAATGCGACCGGCGGGTTCGACCTCGAGGTCTCGCTCGTGCACCCCGGAGGTGTCGCCGAGCTCTACCTCGGGCAGGTCAAGGGGCCGCGCATCGACCTCGCCACGGACGCCGTCATGCGCACCGCCGGCGCGAAGGACTACGCGGCCGCCACCCGCCTCTACGGCCTCGTCGAGGGCCACCTGCTGTGGGCCTGGGACATCGCCGCCCTCGGGCAGGACCTGCGCACGCACGCGTCCGCCCGACTCGCGAAGGTCGACTGA
- a CDS encoding RNA degradosome polyphosphate kinase: MTDSALDEDRTASDFDDDFEPFDIEGAPELPAERYLDRELSWLAFNQRVLELAEDPLLPVLERANFLAIFASNLDEFFMVRVAGLKRRIVTGLAVPTNVGRAPQDVLSDISRKAHELQERHAAAYQELVKPALAEAGIRVVAWSDLGERETAHLRAYFSAQIFPVLMPLAVDPAHPFPYISGLSLNLSVRVRNSRTGRQEFARVKVPQMLPRFVRVDPDESIEQARYVTLEDLIANHLGDLFPGMEIVEHHVFRITRNEDVEIEEDETENLIKALEKELLRRRFGPPIRLEITEDMDDVTLGLLVRELDVTEQEVFRLPAPLDLGGLFDLARLDRPELHYPTHVPTTNAHLLPSEPNRQADIFKAVSRQDVLLHHPYESFATSVQAFLEQAAADPDVLAIKQTLYRTSGDSPIVEALIDAAESGKQVLALVEIKARFDEQANISWARKLEKAGVHVVYGLVGLKTHCKLALVIRQEKGGLRHYSHIGTGNYNPKTSRIYEDLGLLTADDQVGKDLTRLFNELSGYAIEKKFKRLLVAPLHLRKGLLKLIAAETRNAEAGRPSGIRIKVNSIVDEAIIDALYRASNAGVPVDVWVRGICSLRPGIPGLSENIRVRSILGRYLEHSRIFSFLNDGDPQVFIGSADMMHRNLDRRVEALVRLVDPEHLTEIASLFDRAMDDRTSAWHLSGDGEWVRHWIDDAGHPLEDMQSKLMQQIGQRTRPGKRR, from the coding sequence ATGACCGACAGCGCCCTCGACGAAGACCGCACCGCCAGCGACTTCGACGACGACTTCGAGCCGTTCGACATCGAGGGCGCGCCCGAACTTCCCGCCGAACGCTACCTCGACCGCGAGCTCAGCTGGCTCGCGTTCAACCAGCGCGTGCTGGAGCTCGCCGAGGATCCGCTGCTCCCCGTGCTGGAGCGCGCCAACTTCCTCGCGATCTTCGCGTCGAACCTCGACGAGTTCTTCATGGTGCGGGTCGCGGGCCTGAAGCGCCGCATCGTCACGGGTCTCGCGGTGCCCACGAACGTGGGTCGCGCCCCGCAGGACGTACTGAGCGACATCTCGAGGAAGGCGCACGAACTGCAGGAGCGGCACGCCGCCGCGTACCAGGAGCTCGTGAAGCCCGCCCTCGCCGAGGCCGGCATCCGCGTCGTCGCCTGGTCCGACCTGGGCGAGCGCGAGACGGCCCACCTGCGCGCCTACTTCTCGGCCCAGATCTTCCCAGTGCTCATGCCGCTCGCGGTGGATCCGGCGCATCCGTTCCCCTACATCTCGGGCCTCTCGCTGAACCTGTCGGTGCGCGTGCGCAACAGCCGCACGGGCCGGCAGGAGTTCGCCCGCGTCAAGGTGCCGCAGATGCTGCCGCGCTTCGTGCGCGTCGACCCCGACGAGTCGATCGAGCAGGCCAGGTACGTCACCCTCGAGGACCTCATCGCCAACCACCTCGGCGACCTGTTCCCGGGCATGGAGATCGTCGAGCACCACGTGTTCCGCATCACCCGCAACGAGGACGTCGAGATCGAGGAGGACGAGACCGAGAACCTCATCAAGGCGCTCGAGAAGGAGCTCCTCCGGCGCCGCTTCGGTCCGCCCATCCGCCTCGAGATCACCGAGGACATGGACGACGTGACGCTGGGCCTCCTCGTGCGCGAGCTCGACGTCACCGAGCAGGAGGTCTTCCGCCTTCCCGCGCCGCTCGACCTCGGCGGGTTGTTCGACCTGGCCAGGCTCGACCGTCCCGAACTGCACTACCCCACCCACGTGCCCACGACGAACGCGCACCTGCTGCCGTCGGAGCCGAACCGCCAGGCAGACATCTTCAAGGCCGTCTCGCGACAGGACGTGCTCCTCCACCACCCCTACGAGTCGTTCGCGACGAGCGTGCAGGCCTTCCTCGAACAGGCGGCCGCCGACCCCGACGTGCTCGCCATCAAGCAGACGCTCTACCGGACGTCGGGCGACAGCCCCATCGTCGAGGCGCTCATCGACGCGGCCGAGTCCGGCAAGCAGGTGCTCGCCCTCGTCGAGATCAAGGCACGCTTCGACGAGCAGGCGAACATCTCGTGGGCCCGCAAGCTCGAGAAGGCGGGCGTGCACGTCGTCTACGGCCTCGTCGGGCTGAAGACCCACTGCAAGCTCGCCCTCGTGATCCGGCAGGAGAAGGGGGGACTCCGCCACTACAGCCACATCGGCACGGGCAACTACAACCCCAAGACGAGCCGCATCTACGAGGACCTCGGCCTGCTGACCGCCGACGACCAGGTCGGCAAGGACCTCACCCGCCTCTTCAACGAGCTCTCGGGCTACGCGATCGAGAAGAAGTTCAAGCGCCTGCTCGTGGCACCCCTGCACCTGCGCAAGGGCCTGCTCAAGCTCATCGCCGCCGAGACGCGCAACGCCGAGGCCGGCCGGCCCAGCGGCATCCGGATCAAGGTGAACTCGATCGTCGACGAGGCCATCATCGACGCGCTCTACCGGGCGTCGAACGCCGGCGTGCCCGTCGACGTCTGGGTGCGCGGCATCTGCAGCCTGCGCCCGGGCATCCCCGGGCTCAGCGAGAACATCCGGGTGCGCTCCATCCTCGGGCGCTACCTCGAGCACTCGCGCATCTTCTCGTTCCTGAACGACGGCGACCCGCAGGTGTTCATCGGCTCGGCCGACATGATGCACCGCAACCTCGATCGTCGCGTCGAGGCGCTGGTGCGGCTCGTCGACCCCGAGCACCTCACCGAGATCGCATCCCTGTTCGACCGCGCCATGGACGACCGCACGAGCGCGTGGCACCTGTCGGGCGACGGCGAGTGGGTGCGGCATTGGATCGACGACGCCGGGCATCCGCTGGAGGACATGCAGTCGAAGCTGATGCAGCAGATCGGCCAGCGTACCCGTCCGGGGAAGCGGCGTTGA
- the phoU gene encoding phosphate signaling complex protein PhoU, translating to MREVFQQELREVQDRLVEIAELVAISIEKATRAFNESDVSLAEEVIAEDPRIDQATLALDEHAVTILARQQPVARDLRIVVSALRISASLERMGDLATHISQLARYRFPDKVVPKSLRGTFAEMGALDVEISQKLAELLRSEDVNLAEEIRNEDDKVDALHLSVFDRVLGEKWKGEAVDTVDATLASRYHERFADHAVAIAKMVQYLATGDWDPEKSAASSL from the coding sequence ATGCGTGAGGTGTTCCAGCAGGAACTGCGCGAGGTGCAGGACCGACTCGTCGAGATCGCCGAGCTCGTGGCCATCTCGATCGAGAAGGCCACGCGGGCGTTCAACGAGTCCGACGTGAGCCTGGCCGAAGAGGTGATCGCCGAGGACCCGCGCATCGACCAGGCCACGTTGGCGCTCGACGAGCACGCGGTCACCATCCTCGCGCGGCAGCAGCCCGTCGCCCGAGATCTCCGCATCGTCGTGAGTGCGCTTCGCATCAGCGCCTCGCTCGAGCGCATGGGCGACCTGGCGACGCACATCTCGCAGCTCGCCCGCTACCGGTTCCCCGACAAGGTGGTGCCCAAGTCGCTCCGCGGCACCTTCGCCGAGATGGGCGCGCTCGACGTCGAGATCTCGCAGAAGCTCGCCGAGCTCCTGCGCAGCGAGGACGTCAACCTCGCCGAGGAGATCCGCAACGAGGACGACAAGGTCGACGCGCTGCACCTCTCGGTCTTCGACCGGGTGCTGGGCGAGAAGTGGAAGGGCGAGGCCGTCGACACCGTCGACGCCACGCTGGCGAGCCGGTATCACGAGCGGTTCGCCGACCACGCGGTGGCCATCGCGAAGATGGTGCAGTACCTCGCGACCGGCGACTGGGACCCCGAGAAGTCGGCGGCCTCGTCGCTCTGA